AGCGCACAGAAGGCGGTTGATGCGCTACGAACACAGAGCAGCGCAGCGGATGGCTATGCCCTGCCCGCTTTTGCCAGCGTCCAGTTTCTGCATGCGGCGGCGGCATTGAACGAACCATCATTGGCTGAGGCCATCAGCAAGACCAAGGCTGAGACCGTCATCGGCTCGCTGTCCTTTACCGACGGCCACGAACTGAGCGACAATCCGTTTCAATTGCAGGAATGGCGTGACGGTAGTTTTCAGCCGCCGCGTCCACTCAGCGAATAACGCCTAGCGGCTATTCGTAAGGCCAGACTGGCCGTGTAAACAGGCCGCCATCGACCCAGAGCGTCTGACCGGTCACGAAGCCAGCCGCGTCACTGGCGAGATAGAGTACGGGACCGGCAATATCCTGCGGCGTCCCCACCCGGCGCAGCGGCGTGACCTTGCCCCAGACGTCGCCATAGTCGGGCGCTTCCTCATAGGTTCGTTCCGTGGCAATGGCACCGGGGGCAACGCAATTGACCCTGATGCCATGCGGCCCCAGTTCCACCGCAGCAACCTTGGTGAATTGCTCGACCCCGCCCTTGGAGGCGGTGTAATCAACCAGATTCGGGAAGGCGAGCTTGTTGCAGCCCGAGCCGATATTGACGATGGCGCCACCGTTACCAGCTGCCACCATCCGGCTTGCCGCCGCCTTGGTATTGAGAAACGTGCCGGTCAGATTGGTGCGGATCACCCGATTCCAGTCTTTTTCCGAGAGATCAAGTAGGCTGGACCAGGTCTGTACACCGGCATTGTTGACCAGCACAGCCGGACTTTCCTTGGCCCAGGCGCAGGCCTGGTTGAAGAATTGCTCGACGGCGTCTCCGTCGCCAACATCGGCGGAAAGGGCCAGCACGGTGCGGCCCTGTTGCTCCATCAGGGATACCAGGCTTTTGGCCGGGGCATCGTCGCCGAGAT
This region of Agrobacterium vitis genomic DNA includes:
- a CDS encoding SDR family NAD(P)-dependent oxidoreductase codes for the protein MGRFVIITGGSTGIGRQLVQAFADLGDTVAFSYLGDDAPAKSLVSLMEQQGRTVLALSADVGDGDAVEQFFNQACAWAKESPAVLVNNAGVQTWSSLLDLSEKDWNRVIRTNLTGTFLNTKAAASRMVAAGNGGAIVNIGSGCNKLAFPNLVDYTASKGGVEQFTKVAAVELGPHGIRVNCVAPGAIATERTYEEAPDYGDVWGKVTPLRRVGTPQDIAGPVLYLASDAAGFVTGQTLWVDGGLFTRPVWPYE